The Myxococcus fulvus genome has a window encoding:
- a CDS encoding sensor histidine kinase, giving the protein MATNLEVESLGVRATSAHAGKRESRSCPVVPPTESGRLASLSSDGAMAARVRAVVAEYLAAVRARADRLCLGLMVGQWLFALGLAWVTSMPSWGPEPHLSPQPFWGAVLLGGPLSIIPVTLAFLRPGAVVTRQVMAVSQVLWSVLLVHLSGGRLETYFHVFGSLALLSFYRDTRVLVTAGVTAVVVHVARSIGWPEPGAAFAGGPTWSAVELTFWVGLVDAVLVLACQGVLREMTRVAERQVLLERACERERQERVRLVEHSGRELKDSRERVARMEKLATVGQLTATVSHELRNPLAAARTANAAVVRRLRNVDGAQEDERLQRFLGIIERELSVCASLTSEMLELVRDRPLVLQPCSLHGLVEEVIDLVPAREAVHVVNHVSTGLEPPWVDRELLRKVLINLVQNAVEAMPRGREGRVEVSAEMATGRAFHIRVADNGDGIPASVLERIFEPLFTTKEHGTGLGLTVVSSTLRQHGGTLRVESREGEGSVFTVSLPGTQAASGVACPS; this is encoded by the coding sequence ATGGCGACCAATCTTGAAGTGGAATCGCTCGGGGTCCGGGCGACGTCGGCGCATGCGGGCAAGCGGGAGTCCCGCTCGTGTCCGGTCGTGCCGCCGACGGAGTCGGGGCGGCTGGCCTCGTTGTCGTCCGATGGGGCGATGGCGGCGCGTGTGCGCGCGGTGGTGGCGGAGTACCTGGCCGCGGTGCGGGCCCGCGCGGACCGGCTGTGTCTGGGGCTGATGGTGGGCCAGTGGCTCTTCGCGCTCGGGCTCGCGTGGGTGACGTCCATGCCCTCCTGGGGGCCGGAGCCGCACTTGTCGCCCCAGCCCTTCTGGGGGGCGGTGTTGCTGGGCGGGCCCCTGTCCATCATCCCCGTGACGCTGGCGTTCCTGCGGCCGGGCGCGGTGGTGACGCGGCAGGTGATGGCGGTGTCGCAGGTGCTGTGGTCCGTGCTGCTCGTGCACCTGTCGGGCGGGAGGCTGGAGACGTACTTCCATGTCTTCGGCTCGCTGGCGCTGCTGAGCTTCTACCGGGACACCCGCGTGCTGGTGACGGCGGGGGTGACGGCGGTGGTGGTGCACGTGGCGCGCAGCATCGGCTGGCCGGAGCCGGGGGCGGCCTTCGCGGGCGGGCCGACGTGGAGCGCGGTGGAGCTGACGTTCTGGGTGGGGCTGGTGGACGCGGTGCTGGTGCTCGCGTGTCAGGGCGTGCTGCGGGAGATGACGCGCGTCGCGGAGCGGCAGGTGTTGCTGGAGCGGGCGTGTGAGCGGGAGCGACAGGAGCGGGTGCGCCTGGTGGAGCACAGCGGCCGGGAGCTGAAGGACTCGCGCGAGCGGGTGGCCCGGATGGAGAAGCTGGCGACGGTGGGGCAGCTGACGGCGACGGTGAGCCACGAGCTGCGAAACCCCCTGGCCGCGGCGCGCACGGCGAACGCGGCGGTGGTGCGGCGGCTGCGCAACGTGGACGGCGCGCAGGAGGACGAGCGGCTCCAGCGCTTCCTGGGCATCATCGAGCGGGAGCTGTCCGTCTGCGCCAGCCTGACGTCGGAGATGCTGGAGCTGGTGCGCGACAGGCCGCTGGTGCTCCAGCCGTGCTCGCTGCACGGGCTGGTGGAGGAGGTCATCGACCTGGTGCCCGCGCGCGAGGCCGTGCACGTGGTCAACCACGTGTCCACGGGCCTGGAGCCGCCCTGGGTGGACCGGGAGCTGTTGCGCAAGGTGCTCATCAACCTGGTGCAGAACGCGGTGGAGGCCATGCCGCGAGGCCGTGAGGGCCGGGTGGAGGTCTCCGCGGAGATGGCCACCGGGCGCGCCTTCCACATCCGCGTGGCCGACAACGGGGACGGGATTCCGGCGAGCGTGCTGGAGCGCATCTTCGAGCCGCTCTTCACTACCAAGGAGCACGGCACCGGCCTGGGCCTGACGGTGGTGTCCTCCACCCTCCGGCAGCACGGCGGCACGCTCCGGGTGGAGAGCCGCGAGGGGGAGGGCAGCGTCTTCACGGTCAGCCTGCCCGGGACGCAGGCTGCGAGCGGCGTCGCTTGTCCGTCGTGA
- a CDS encoding ADP-ribosylglycohydrolase family protein, with translation MPSREERLEGGLWGLLVGDALGVPYEFHAPEAIPPARDIELEPPEGFHRAHPGVPAGTWSDDGAHALCLLDSLLFHGRLDLEDLGRRLVNWREWGYLAVDGQVFDVGIQTDRALAMFRAGAPATSAGPAGVQDNGNGSLMRVLPLALWHRGSDAQLASDAMDQSLVTHGHVRARVCCAVYCLWARRALEGAARPWDEAVSGFRALYPRGSEAREELDGAILPLGAEDTPGRGTGYVVDCLRSARDCVATGGDYEGVVRSSIRLGHDTDTTAAVAGGIAGVLGGVRAIPSRWRSAMRGTELVEPLLRKLLAHHASAKAE, from the coding sequence GTGCCATCGCGTGAGGAGCGGCTGGAGGGAGGGCTCTGGGGGTTGCTCGTGGGAGATGCCCTGGGGGTGCCTTATGAGTTCCACGCCCCGGAGGCGATTCCCCCGGCGCGGGACATCGAGCTGGAGCCGCCCGAGGGCTTCCACCGCGCGCACCCGGGCGTGCCCGCGGGGACGTGGTCGGACGACGGCGCCCATGCGCTGTGCCTGCTGGACTCGTTGCTCTTCCATGGCCGCCTGGACCTGGAGGACCTGGGCCGGCGGCTGGTGAACTGGCGTGAGTGGGGCTACCTGGCCGTGGACGGGCAGGTCTTCGACGTGGGCATCCAGACGGACCGGGCCCTGGCGATGTTCCGCGCCGGCGCCCCCGCCACGAGCGCCGGTCCCGCGGGTGTCCAGGACAACGGCAACGGCTCCTTGATGCGCGTGTTGCCGCTGGCGCTGTGGCATCGGGGCAGTGACGCCCAGCTCGCCTCGGACGCGATGGACCAGTCCCTGGTGACACATGGCCACGTGCGCGCTCGCGTGTGTTGCGCCGTGTACTGTCTTTGGGCCCGCCGCGCGCTGGAGGGCGCCGCGCGTCCCTGGGATGAGGCCGTGTCGGGCTTCCGCGCGCTGTACCCTCGGGGCAGCGAGGCCCGCGAGGAGCTGGACGGCGCCATCCTCCCGCTCGGCGCCGAGGACACGCCGGGCCGTGGCACCGGCTACGTGGTGGACTGCCTGCGCTCGGCGCGCGACTGCGTGGCCACGGGCGGCGACTATGAAGGCGTGGTCCGGAGCTCCATCCGATTGGGCCATGACACCGACACCACGGCCGCGGTGGCCGGCGGAATCGCGGGCGTGCTCGGGGGCGTGCGGGCCATTCCCTCGCGCTGGCGCTCGGCCATGCGGGGCACGGAATTGGTGGAGCCGCTGCTGCGCAAGCTGCTGGCGCACCACGCGAGCGCCAAAGCGGAGTGA
- a CDS encoding OmpA family protein yields the protein MFNLIDMVRERFTGNVMQRMGSSLGEDPMSLGRALPGAIAAIGGSVAERGSTEGGAQRLLSQLNEGGFTGPNAGNEDPFAPDMAERGQGMLSGLFGDKLGAVTSALGRTGGLSNSKSATGMMAMVAPILMGVIGKHVRDNRMGASGLSQLLGGQRSLLAAAMPAGLGSILGMGGAGPRVVEEVQEARSIPTVETVRRQQPIERVPVHHDEPKKRNLGWVIPVALLALLAGWFLTRSRRDEPRRQQASVTQPAPRQQVDTGVGGAGTAGMSTPTIARDAQTMRQAIEGGAKSFVLAGVGFEEGSARLTPQSDASVGQLASVLREKPNARVRIEGHTDATGDANVNRQLAQQRAEAVRSALVADGISANRVDVAAVGSGQPVASNDTAQGRDMNRRIEVQVLSR from the coding sequence ATGTTCAACCTCATCGACATGGTGCGTGAGCGTTTCACGGGCAACGTGATGCAGAGGATGGGGTCCTCGCTGGGTGAGGACCCGATGTCGCTGGGCCGGGCCCTGCCGGGCGCCATCGCCGCGATTGGCGGGAGCGTGGCGGAGCGAGGCTCCACCGAGGGTGGCGCGCAGCGGCTCTTGTCCCAGCTCAACGAAGGCGGCTTCACGGGGCCCAACGCGGGCAACGAGGACCCCTTCGCGCCGGACATGGCCGAGCGCGGACAGGGCATGCTCAGCGGGCTGTTCGGCGACAAGCTGGGGGCCGTCACCAGCGCGCTGGGCCGCACGGGCGGCTTGAGCAACAGCAAGTCCGCCACGGGCATGATGGCCATGGTGGCGCCCATCCTGATGGGCGTCATCGGCAAGCACGTGCGCGACAACCGCATGGGCGCGTCCGGCCTGTCGCAGCTGTTGGGCGGCCAGCGCTCCCTGCTCGCCGCGGCGATGCCCGCGGGCCTGGGCAGCATCCTGGGCATGGGCGGCGCGGGGCCCCGCGTCGTCGAGGAGGTCCAGGAGGCGCGCTCCATCCCCACCGTGGAGACGGTGCGCCGGCAGCAGCCCATCGAGCGGGTGCCCGTGCACCATGACGAGCCCAAGAAGCGCAACCTGGGCTGGGTCATCCCGGTGGCGCTGCTCGCGCTGCTCGCCGGTTGGTTCCTCACCCGCTCGCGGCGCGACGAGCCCCGCCGTCAGCAGGCCAGCGTCACCCAGCCGGCTCCGCGCCAGCAGGTGGACACCGGCGTGGGCGGCGCGGGCACCGCGGGCATGAGCACGCCCACCATCGCCCGGGACGCGCAGACCATGCGCCAGGCCATCGAGGGGGGCGCGAAGAGCTTCGTGCTCGCCGGCGTGGGCTTCGAGGAGGGCTCCGCGCGCCTGACGCCGCAGAGCGACGCGAGCGTGGGGCAGCTGGCCTCCGTGCTGCGCGAGAAGCCCAACGCGCGCGTGCGCATCGAGGGGCACACCGACGCCACCGGCGACGCGAACGTGAACCGGCAGCTGGCCCAGCAGCGCGCGGAGGCGGTGCGCTCGGCGCTCGTCGCGGACGGCATCTCCGCCAACCGCGTGGACGTGGCCGCCGTGGGCTCCGGGCAGCCGGTGGCCTCCAATGACACGGCGCAGGGTCGCGACATGAACCGTCGCATCGAGGTCCAGGTCCTGAGCCGCTAA
- a CDS encoding TIGR02265 family protein, which yields MTVIAFRSREREVLDPGCELERRLGLAASEDRARGMFFLGVLDVVRREAGETQAARCLAASGERRFVPFFLYPVSAFLRMSFAAAEILAPRLGGFETAMRIIGAQATHDFLDSVVGRSFLMLAAGDPRRLVNNLPSGYRTAVTYGERHVTWKGHQEGCINVFRDFMPHTYHEGVLLAVLQAVGTRVARVRGRPLSLLDCEYVVSWA from the coding sequence ATGACAGTGATTGCGTTCCGGAGCCGGGAGAGGGAGGTCCTGGACCCTGGCTGTGAGCTGGAGCGCCGGCTGGGACTGGCCGCGAGCGAGGACCGCGCGCGCGGCATGTTCTTCCTGGGCGTGCTGGACGTGGTGCGGCGCGAGGCGGGTGAGACGCAGGCGGCGCGATGTCTGGCGGCCTCCGGGGAGCGGCGCTTCGTGCCGTTCTTCCTCTACCCCGTCAGCGCGTTCCTGCGGATGTCCTTCGCGGCGGCGGAAATCCTGGCGCCCAGGCTGGGAGGCTTCGAGACGGCGATGCGCATCATCGGCGCGCAGGCCACGCATGACTTCCTGGACTCGGTGGTGGGGCGCAGCTTCCTGATGCTGGCGGCGGGAGACCCGCGTCGGCTCGTGAACAACCTGCCGTCGGGCTACCGCACGGCCGTCACGTACGGCGAGCGCCACGTCACCTGGAAGGGCCACCAGGAGGGCTGCATCAACGTGTTCCGGGACTTCATGCCGCACACTTATCATGAGGGGGTGTTGCTGGCGGTGTTGCAGGCGGTGGGCACTCGGGTGGCGCGGGTGCGTGGGCGTCCGCTGAGCCTCCTGGATTGTGAGTACGTCGTGTCCTGGGCGTAG
- a CDS encoding TIGR02265 family protein: MDVSTPSEEAAQAGSEPGRVVDPLTQLARRLASATAQDKTRGMFFLGTLDVVRAIAGEATRERCARATKETRFVPFFLYPVNDFLRLTYCAAGLLAPRLGGFDAAMMMLGEKATKDFLESAVGRTLLSVANGSPRRLVDNMPWGYAASVSYGKRTVSWSGEREGCLHVRGDFMPPPYHHGVLRAALEALGARQVRIEGRELELLDCDYSLAWE; encoded by the coding sequence ATGGACGTGAGCACCCCATCGGAAGAGGCGGCGCAGGCGGGCTCGGAGCCCGGCAGGGTGGTGGATCCGCTCACGCAGCTCGCGCGGAGGCTGGCCTCGGCCACCGCCCAGGACAAGACGCGGGGCATGTTCTTCCTGGGCACGCTGGACGTGGTGCGCGCCATCGCCGGCGAGGCGACGCGGGAGCGCTGCGCGCGGGCCACGAAGGAGACCAGGTTCGTCCCGTTCTTCCTCTACCCCGTCAATGACTTCCTGCGGCTGACGTACTGCGCGGCGGGGCTGCTCGCGCCCCGGCTGGGGGGCTTCGACGCGGCGATGATGATGCTGGGCGAGAAGGCCACGAAGGACTTCCTGGAGTCCGCGGTGGGCCGCACGCTGCTGAGCGTGGCCAATGGCTCACCTCGGAGGCTGGTGGACAACATGCCCTGGGGTTATGCGGCGTCCGTCAGCTACGGCAAGCGGACCGTGTCGTGGAGCGGCGAGCGCGAGGGCTGTCTGCACGTGAGAGGAGACTTCATGCCGCCGCCGTATCACCACGGGGTGCTGAGGGCGGCGCTCGAGGCCCTCGGCGCGCGCCAGGTGCGCATCGAGGGCCGCGAGCTGGAGCTGCTCGACTGTGATTACTCGTTGGCCTGGGAGTGA
- a CDS encoding lipase family alpha/beta hydrolase encodes MSVIRSVGLLACVWFIASPDTASAQWAPRAQRTLYPVVFAHGLGGFDDLAGFDYWGDELGNFVGDACDEFLELGCNVFLDPGQKAFAAQVPPFESSEVRGEVLADEIESVMATTGALHVNIVGHSQGGMDARKAARVLYLRRSRRVVDVMVSVSSPHRGSPVAKFVLDTGPTVTQLADFLATIYGDVVYEQGNDPIAAVKQLVYNDYDPLDGLTTGARAFNTNNPMDSRHAAHYASVMTAQFGVNLSPAFLTAQILVNIDGDGYCINDCDNDGAAGKGDGVSVERDDDGVVGINSQQMGHRLRYAVSPFGLDTLARDTSVGIVSNVNLPGEPQMTSLSSVMDQDHLDVVGFGPDLFNEIEFYAGLIDYISKSETRALGAAPHSQANE; translated from the coding sequence ATGAGTGTCATCCGAAGCGTGGGCCTGTTGGCCTGTGTCTGGTTCATCGCGAGCCCGGACACGGCGTCGGCCCAGTGGGCTCCGCGCGCGCAGCGCACGCTGTATCCCGTGGTCTTCGCGCATGGCCTGGGGGGGTTCGACGACCTGGCGGGGTTCGACTACTGGGGCGACGAGCTGGGGAACTTCGTGGGCGACGCGTGTGACGAGTTCCTGGAGCTGGGTTGCAATGTCTTCCTGGACCCCGGGCAGAAGGCCTTCGCCGCGCAGGTCCCGCCCTTCGAGTCCTCGGAGGTGCGCGGAGAGGTCCTGGCGGATGAAATCGAGAGCGTGATGGCGACCACCGGCGCGCTCCACGTCAACATCGTGGGCCACTCCCAGGGAGGGATGGATGCGCGCAAGGCGGCGCGCGTGCTCTACCTGCGCAGGAGCCGCCGGGTGGTGGACGTCATGGTGAGCGTCTCCTCGCCGCACCGGGGCTCGCCAGTGGCCAAGTTCGTGCTCGACACGGGCCCCACCGTCACGCAGCTGGCCGACTTCCTCGCGACCATCTACGGGGACGTGGTCTACGAGCAGGGCAATGACCCCATCGCCGCCGTCAAGCAGCTCGTCTACAACGATTATGACCCCCTGGACGGGCTCACCACGGGCGCGAGGGCCTTCAACACCAACAACCCCATGGACTCGCGTCATGCGGCGCACTACGCGTCCGTGATGACCGCGCAGTTCGGAGTGAACCTGAGCCCCGCGTTCCTGACCGCCCAGATCCTCGTCAACATCGACGGGGATGGGTATTGCATCAATGACTGTGACAACGACGGCGCGGCGGGCAAGGGTGACGGCGTGAGCGTCGAGCGTGACGACGATGGCGTGGTGGGCATCAACTCCCAGCAGATGGGCCATCGCCTGCGCTACGCGGTGTCTCCCTTTGGTCTGGACACCCTCGCCCGGGATACCAGCGTCGGCATCGTCTCGAACGTCAACCTGCCCGGCGAGCCGCAGATGACCTCGCTCAGCAGCGTCATGGACCAGGACCACCTGGACGTCGTGGGCTTCGGTCCGGACCTCTTCAACGAAATCGAGTTCTACGCGGGCCTCATCGACTACATCAGCAAGAGCGAGACGCGCGCCCTGGGCGCGGCGCCTCACTCCCAGGCCAACGAGTAA
- a CDS encoding esterase/lipase family protein produces the protein MSVIRSVGLLACVWFIAGPQAAWAQRAQRTQHPVVFAHGLAGFDKLLVLDYFGDELGSFVGDACDELLELTCNPFLNPGQKAFAAQVLAFHNSDVRGLDLASDIEGVLATTGAARVNLIGHSQGGIDARKAARVLAERRGRPVVDVLVSVSSPHRGSPVAKFVLDLNPTVTELANLLATVYGNIIYEAGNDGFAALKQLVYDDYDADDGVITGAKAFNQNHPIDPRYASHYASLMTAQAGLDVSPVFLLVQKTVYDIDGDGYCVDDCDNDGAAGQGDGIRDERDDDGVVGINSQQMGPRLRYTESLLGLGSVSVDASLGAVTDLNAPGPAQMTSLSSVIDQDHLDVVGFGPDLFSERSFYAAIIQYISQNE, from the coding sequence ATGAGTGTCATTCGAAGCGTGGGCCTGCTGGCCTGTGTCTGGTTCATCGCGGGGCCGCAGGCGGCGTGGGCCCAGCGCGCGCAGCGCACGCAACATCCGGTGGTCTTCGCGCACGGCCTGGCCGGGTTCGACAAGCTGCTGGTGCTCGACTACTTCGGGGACGAGCTGGGCAGCTTCGTGGGAGATGCCTGTGACGAGTTGCTGGAGCTGACCTGCAATCCCTTCCTGAATCCTGGACAGAAGGCGTTCGCCGCGCAGGTCCTGGCCTTCCACAACTCGGATGTCCGGGGGCTGGACCTGGCGTCCGACATCGAGGGCGTCCTGGCGACCACGGGCGCCGCGCGGGTGAACCTCATCGGTCACTCGCAGGGCGGAATCGACGCGCGCAAGGCGGCGCGAGTGCTCGCCGAGCGGCGGGGACGGCCCGTGGTGGATGTCCTGGTGAGCGTCTCCTCGCCGCACCGGGGCTCGCCCGTGGCCAAGTTCGTGTTGGACCTGAACCCCACCGTGACGGAGCTGGCCAACCTCCTGGCGACGGTCTACGGGAACATCATCTACGAAGCGGGCAATGACGGCTTCGCGGCCCTCAAGCAGCTCGTCTACGACGACTACGACGCCGATGACGGGGTCATCACCGGCGCGAAGGCGTTCAACCAGAACCACCCCATCGACCCACGCTACGCGTCCCACTACGCGTCGTTGATGACCGCGCAGGCGGGGTTGGACGTCAGCCCCGTCTTCCTGCTCGTCCAGAAGACCGTCTATGACATCGACGGGGATGGGTACTGCGTGGATGACTGCGACAATGACGGCGCCGCGGGGCAGGGCGACGGCATTCGCGACGAGCGTGATGATGACGGCGTGGTGGGCATCAACTCGCAGCAGATGGGCCCGCGGCTGCGCTACACCGAGTCCCTGTTGGGCCTGGGCTCCGTCTCCGTGGATGCGTCCCTCGGCGCCGTCACGGACCTGAACGCGCCGGGCCCCGCGCAGATGACGTCGCTGTCCAGCGTCATCGACCAGGACCACCTGGATGTCGTGGGCTTCGGGCCGGACCTCTTCAGCGAGCGCTCGTTCTACGCGGCCATCATCCAATACATCAGCCAGAACGAGTGA